In Meiothermus ruber DSM 1279, the following proteins share a genomic window:
- the argH gene encoding argininosuccinate lyase, with amino-acid sequence MSQETQKTWGGRFSEAPSQIAQEFNASWSFDKRLALVDIQGSLAHAAMLAQQGILTLEEEAQIRQGLLAVQQEILQGSFQWREELEDVHMNIEARLIELVGPVGGKLHTARSRNDQVATDLRLWVRGELTSLLDELKALRKVLVQEAEKHLEPPLVLPGYTHLQRAMPVLLSHWFLAYYEMISRDAGRLQDALHRLNESPLGAAALAGTGFPIDRHATAQALGFTRPMRNSMDAVASRDFVLEVLAALAIGQITLSRLAEEIVLYTTFEFGFAELPDAFSTGSSIMPQKKNADHAELIRGKAGRVLGSFVTLATLTKGLPLTYNKDLQEDKEPLFDAVDTYRASVKLLAAMLPGLTWKPEPMRKAAESGFSLATELADYLAERGLPFREAHHAVGRLVRYCAEHGKELRDLSLSELQGFHPLFGEDALPLTRLETAIHRRRSHGGTAPEAVREALRQARLEVEGSNGMGEALERDEHN; translated from the coding sequence TTGAGCCAGGAAACTCAAAAAACCTGGGGTGGCCGCTTCAGCGAGGCCCCCAGCCAGATCGCCCAGGAGTTCAACGCCTCCTGGAGCTTCGATAAGCGCCTGGCCCTGGTGGACATCCAGGGCTCGCTGGCCCACGCGGCCATGCTAGCCCAGCAGGGCATCCTGACCCTCGAGGAAGAAGCCCAGATCCGCCAGGGTCTTTTGGCGGTGCAGCAGGAGATTTTGCAGGGCAGCTTTCAGTGGCGGGAGGAGCTGGAAGACGTGCACATGAACATCGAGGCCCGCCTGATCGAACTGGTGGGCCCGGTGGGGGGCAAGCTGCACACCGCCCGCAGCCGCAACGACCAGGTGGCCACCGACCTGCGCCTGTGGGTGCGGGGCGAGCTGACGAGCCTGCTGGACGAGCTAAAGGCGCTGCGCAAGGTTCTGGTGCAGGAGGCCGAGAAGCACCTCGAGCCCCCCCTGGTTCTGCCCGGCTACACCCACCTGCAGCGGGCCATGCCGGTGCTGCTCTCGCACTGGTTCCTGGCTTACTACGAGATGATCTCGCGCGACGCGGGCCGCCTGCAGGACGCGCTCCACCGCCTCAACGAGTCGCCCCTGGGGGCGGCGGCCCTGGCCGGCACGGGCTTCCCCATCGACCGCCACGCCACCGCGCAGGCCCTGGGCTTCACCCGCCCCATGCGCAACTCCATGGACGCGGTGGCCTCGCGCGACTTCGTGCTCGAGGTGCTGGCAGCTTTGGCCATCGGCCAGATCACCCTCTCGCGCCTGGCCGAGGAGATCGTCCTCTACACCACCTTCGAGTTCGGCTTCGCCGAGCTGCCCGACGCCTTCTCCACCGGCTCCTCCATCATGCCCCAGAAGAAAAACGCCGACCACGCCGAACTCATCCGGGGCAAGGCGGGCCGGGTGCTGGGCAGCTTCGTCACGCTGGCCACCCTGACCAAGGGCCTGCCCCTGACCTACAACAAAGACCTGCAGGAGGATAAAGAACCCCTCTTCGACGCGGTGGACACCTACCGGGCCTCGGTCAAACTGCTGGCCGCCATGCTGCCAGGCCTGACCTGGAAACCCGAACCCATGCGCAAAGCCGCCGAGTCGGGCTTCTCGCTGGCCACCGAGCTGGCCGACTACCTGGCCGAGCGCGGCCTGCCCTTCCGCGAGGCCCACCATGCGGTGGGGCGCCTGGTGCGGTACTGCGCCGAACACGGCAAAGAGCTGCGCGACCTGAGCCTATCCGAGCTGCAGGGCTTCCATCCGCTGTTTGGCGAGGATGCCCTGCCGCTCACGCGCTTGGAAACCGCCATTCACCGACGACGGAGCCACGGCGGCACCGCCCCCGAGGCGGTGCGGGAGGCTCTGCGACAGGCCAGGCTCGAGGTCGAAGGATCAAACGGGATGGGGGAGGCTTTAGAAAGAGATGAGCACAATTGA
- a CDS encoding N-acetyltransferase encodes MSTIEIGTTVLPKVRWNAQVELRKARMKDVEPIYTLIKYWAERGLMLVRSHNHLYENLRDFFVLEDEDGQIVGSGALHILWHDIAEVRGLAIHPERQGQGLGRWIALAAEREAKDLGIPQIFAWTLQVRFFTSLGYQVTTREQLPPKVFAECSACPFYDNCREIGVTKVLDAENAYRKPGA; translated from the coding sequence ATGAGCACAATTGAAATTGGAACCACCGTGCTGCCCAAGGTGCGCTGGAACGCCCAGGTGGAGCTGCGCAAGGCCCGGATGAAGGACGTGGAGCCGATCTACACCCTCATCAAATACTGGGCCGAACGCGGCCTGATGCTGGTGCGCAGCCACAATCACCTGTACGAAAACCTGCGCGACTTTTTCGTGCTGGAAGACGAAGACGGGCAGATTGTGGGCAGTGGGGCCCTGCACATCCTCTGGCACGACATCGCCGAGGTGCGCGGCCTGGCCATCCACCCTGAGCGGCAGGGGCAGGGCCTGGGCCGCTGGATTGCCCTGGCCGCCGAGCGCGAGGCCAAAGACCTGGGCATCCCGCAGATTTTCGCCTGGACGCTACAGGTTCGCTTTTTTACCTCGCTGGGCTACCAGGTCACCACCCGTGAGCAGCTCCCGCCCAAGGTCTTCGCCGAGTGCAGCGCCTGCCCCTTCTACGACAACTGCCGCGAGATCGGGGTGACCAAGGTGCTGGACGCCGAAAACGCCTACCGCAAGCCCGGGGCGTGA
- a CDS encoding type II toxin-antitoxin system HicB family antitoxin: MGLISEYLSAALRQARYKPSEGGFIEASVPGLAGVMVRGRTFEECRERLQDELELYLARTLLAHEALPEIPGASNALQTLALEIHPGASLVEQTILQTARTILEEVRLLRRGGGSPEKPRTPEARRPSFRISEYVQEAGLGLQPSQNGLTEAEEKIFERVSGFLGERYGSLEGLYQKLKAATQKDNGEFQYSLASLSQQDIGINTQLCTLLKEGGLLKSYTYSPKQRRIYGRLADDGKTRGLITGGWLERYARQVVQLTLRRRNIPHDLLLNPVLLYPNGDRFEVDLLLRTPQLFLLLECKTGGYEENLERHQRIAADLRIPAKQVLYLLLGVPEAVLDELSRQWGFTFVNEKTLSERLERLLG; this comes from the coding sequence ATGGGATTGATCAGCGAATACCTCTCGGCGGCGCTGCGGCAGGCCCGCTACAAACCAAGCGAGGGTGGGTTTATCGAGGCCAGCGTGCCGGGCCTGGCCGGCGTGATGGTGCGGGGGCGCACCTTTGAGGAGTGCCGCGAACGCTTACAGGACGAACTCGAGCTCTACCTGGCCCGCACCCTGCTGGCCCACGAGGCCCTGCCGGAGATACCGGGGGCCTCCAACGCCCTGCAGACCCTGGCCCTGGAGATTCACCCCGGCGCCAGCCTGGTCGAGCAGACCATTCTCCAGACCGCGCGCACCATCCTGGAAGAAGTGCGGCTGCTGCGGCGCGGCGGCGGAAGCCCGGAAAAACCACGAACCCCGGAGGCCCGGCGGCCCTCTTTCCGCATCTCCGAGTACGTGCAGGAAGCCGGGCTGGGGCTTCAGCCGAGCCAGAATGGCCTGACCGAGGCCGAGGAAAAAATCTTCGAGCGCGTGAGCGGTTTCCTGGGCGAGCGCTACGGCTCGCTCGAGGGCCTCTACCAGAAGCTCAAGGCCGCCACCCAGAAGGACAACGGCGAGTTCCAGTACTCGCTGGCCTCGCTCAGCCAGCAGGACATCGGCATCAACACCCAGTTGTGCACCCTGCTCAAGGAGGGGGGGCTGCTCAAGAGCTACACCTACAGCCCCAAGCAGCGCCGCATTTATGGCCGCCTGGCCGACGATGGCAAGACCCGCGGCCTGATCACGGGGGGCTGGCTCGAGCGCTACGCCCGCCAGGTGGTGCAGCTCACCCTGCGGCGGCGCAACATCCCCCACGACCTGCTCCTGAACCCGGTGCTGCTCTATCCCAACGGCGACCGCTTCGAGGTAGACCTGCTGCTGCGCACCCCGCAGCTCTTCCTGCTCCTGGAGTGCAAGACCGGGGGCTACGAGGAGAACCTCGAGCGCCACCAGCGCATCGCCGCCGACCTGCGCATTCCCGCCAAGCAGGTGCTGTACCTGCTCCTGGGCGTGCCCGAGGCCGTGCTGGATGAGCTAAGCCGCCAGTGGGGCTTTACCTTCGTCAACGAAAAAACCCTATCCGAGCGGCTCGAGCGCCTGCTGGGCTAA
- the carA gene encoding glutamine-hydrolyzing carbamoyl-phosphate synthase small subunit: protein MRERAVLVLEDGTAYHGYAFGHRGKSVGEVVFNTAQTGYQEILTDPSYNGQIVVMTYPHQGNYGVNVFDMESNRPWVRGFVAREFSKYTAGPRAQQSLEEFMRDTGVIGLEGIDTRALVRKIREGGVMKGVIAHATHFGSPSYRFTPEDIAALREEARKWTDIDGRDMTPEVSTPLPYQFPTFKGQRRVVVMDFGIKHAQMRYMAELGFELIVVPGKTSPAQIMALEPHGLFVSNGPGDPSMPRYAHETLWKLMGLLPTFGICLGHQLLGLAAGGRTFKLKFGHRGANHPVKNLLTGKIEITSQNHGYAVDPDTLKDFKPTHINLNDGTLEGMAHLRYPVFSVQYHPEACPGPHDSIYLFHRFLEEVDAFNGLTGTPVEKQRVGGLGI, encoded by the coding sequence ATGAGAGAACGCGCAGTTTTGGTTCTGGAAGATGGCACCGCCTACCACGGCTACGCCTTCGGCCACCGCGGTAAGAGCGTGGGTGAGGTGGTGTTTAACACCGCCCAGACTGGCTATCAGGAGATTCTGACCGACCCCAGCTACAACGGGCAGATTGTGGTCATGACCTACCCCCACCAGGGCAACTACGGGGTGAACGTCTTCGACATGGAGTCGAACCGTCCCTGGGTGCGCGGTTTTGTGGCGCGGGAATTCAGCAAGTACACCGCCGGCCCCCGCGCCCAGCAGAGCCTGGAAGAGTTTATGCGCGATACCGGGGTGATCGGCCTCGAGGGCATTGACACCCGCGCCCTGGTGCGCAAAATCCGCGAAGGTGGGGTGATGAAAGGCGTGATTGCCCACGCCACCCACTTCGGCTCGCCCAGCTACCGCTTCACCCCCGAAGACATCGCGGCCCTGCGCGAGGAGGCCCGCAAGTGGACCGACATTGACGGGCGCGACATGACCCCCGAGGTCTCCACCCCCCTGCCCTACCAGTTCCCCACCTTCAAAGGACAGCGCCGGGTGGTGGTGATGGACTTTGGCATCAAGCACGCCCAGATGCGCTACATGGCCGAGCTGGGCTTCGAGCTGATCGTGGTGCCGGGCAAAACCAGCCCCGCGCAGATCATGGCCCTGGAGCCCCACGGCCTGTTCGTCTCCAACGGCCCCGGCGACCCCAGCATGCCCCGCTACGCCCACGAGACCCTCTGGAAGCTAATGGGCCTTTTGCCCACCTTTGGCATCTGCCTGGGCCACCAGCTCCTGGGCCTGGCCGCGGGCGGGCGCACCTTCAAGCTCAAGTTTGGGCACCGGGGGGCCAACCACCCGGTCAAGAACCTGCTCACCGGCAAGATCGAGATCACCAGCCAGAACCACGGCTACGCGGTAGACCCCGACACCCTCAAAGACTTCAAGCCCACCCACATCAACCTGAACGACGGCACCCTGGAGGGCATGGCCCACCTGCGCTACCCGGTGTTCAGCGTGCAGTACCACCCCGAGGCCTGCCCCGGCCCCCACGACTCCATCTACCTGTTCCACCGCTTCTTAGAGGAGGTGGACGCCTTCAACGGCCTGACCGGAACGCCGGTGGAAAAGCAGCGTGTGGGGGGTTTGGGGATTTAG
- a CDS encoding nucleotidyltransferase family protein: protein MKLSELENILKNHRAELDTFGVRRLYVVGSVARGEARPGSDVDFVVELERYTLRDFVGLKLALEDWLGMAVDLATLRSLKPQLRKELEGDMKRVA, encoded by the coding sequence GTGAAGCTCTCGGAGCTGGAAAATATCCTAAAAAACCACCGGGCTGAGCTCGATACCTTTGGCGTCAGGCGGCTTTATGTGGTGGGCTCTGTGGCTAGAGGGGAAGCACGGCCCGGCAGCGATGTTGATTTTGTGGTTGAACTCGAGCGCTACACGTTGCGTGATTTTGTAGGGCTCAAGCTGGCCCTCGAGGACTGGCTTGGTATGGCTGTTGATCTAGCTACCCTAAGAAGCCTCAAACCCCAGCTTCGTAAGGAGCTCGAGGGAGACATGAAGCGTGTCGCGTAG
- a CDS encoding HepT-like ribonuclease domain-containing protein, translating to MSRRLDLYFQDILEATARIRRYTQGLVFEDFDQNELVLDACIRNFLVIGEAVKQIPDELRLQQPEIPWRLIAGMRDVLVHAYFSTDSRVLWDVIENELEPLEQAIGKMLANEASE from the coding sequence GTGTCGCGTAGGCTAGATCTGTACTTTCAGGACATTCTCGAGGCTACTGCCCGCATTCGTCGCTATACCCAGGGTCTGGTCTTCGAGGATTTTGATCAAAATGAGCTGGTTCTAGATGCATGTATTCGCAATTTTTTGGTCATAGGTGAAGCGGTTAAGCAAATCCCAGACGAGTTGCGTCTCCAGCAGCCCGAAATCCCGTGGCGCCTGATTGCGGGAATGCGAGATGTGCTGGTTCATGCCTATTTCTCCACGGATAGCCGGGTGCTTTGGGACGTGATTGAGAATGAACTCGAGCCTCTAGAACAGGCTATTGGAAAGATGCTCGCCAATGAGGCTTCCGAGTAG
- a CDS encoding alpha/beta hydrolase: MGYLAQAQTWKPHPTGPGHTVVGEVLVYEDLRSPQLGNKRDILVYLPPSYRKSSRRYPVLYMHDGQNLFDEATSYVGEWRVDESMEVLAREGLEAIVVGIPNMGVERLNEYSPFHDPQHGGGKGEKYLKFLIETVKPFIDDEFRTLPGREHTGVMGSSMGGFISLCAYYLHPEVFGIAGVVSPAFWFADGAIYSFVEKAPQVPGRLYMDVGFRELTLSHVSSRRYLEGVRRMHRLLLQKGWQPGQDYLYLEDPEGVHNESHWARRFPEMMRFLFGDKRVEAQARR; this comes from the coding sequence ATGGGCTATCTCGCTCAGGCACAAACCTGGAAACCCCACCCCACCGGCCCCGGCCACACCGTGGTGGGGGAGGTGCTGGTTTATGAGGACTTGCGCAGCCCACAACTGGGCAACAAGCGCGACATTCTGGTCTACCTGCCGCCTTCCTACCGCAAAAGCAGCCGCCGCTACCCGGTGCTCTATATGCACGATGGGCAGAACCTCTTCGACGAGGCCACCAGCTATGTGGGCGAGTGGCGGGTGGACGAAAGCATGGAGGTGCTGGCTCGAGAAGGGCTAGAAGCCATTGTGGTGGGCATTCCCAACATGGGGGTGGAGCGCCTCAACGAATACAGCCCCTTCCACGACCCCCAGCACGGCGGCGGCAAGGGCGAGAAGTACCTCAAGTTCCTAATCGAGACCGTTAAGCCCTTCATCGACGATGAGTTCCGCACCCTGCCAGGCCGCGAGCACACCGGCGTGATGGGTTCTTCGATGGGGGGCTTTATCAGCTTGTGTGCCTATTACCTGCACCCCGAGGTTTTTGGCATTGCCGGGGTGGTGAGCCCCGCATTCTGGTTTGCCGATGGGGCCATCTACAGCTTTGTGGAAAAAGCCCCCCAGGTGCCCGGCAGGCTCTACATGGATGTGGGCTTCCGCGAGCTCACCCTCTCGCACGTGAGCAGCCGCCGCTATCTGGAAGGGGTGCGGCGCATGCACCGCCTGCTATTGCAAAAAGGCTGGCAGCCTGGCCAGGATTATCTTTATCTGGAAGACCCGGAGGGCGTGCACAACGAAAGCCATTGGGCGCGGCGTTTTCCCGAGATGATGCGTTTTTTGTTTGGCGATAAGCGGGTCGAAGCACAGGCCAGGCGGTGA
- the solA gene encoding N-methyl-L-tryptophan oxidase has protein sequence MNSADVVVVGLGAMGSAALYQLARRGARVIGLDQHRPPHTYGSSHGETRITRQAIGEGAAYVPLVLRSHQIWRELETQSGASLFLACGGLILSSPVGEALHHGKPQFLQRTIQAARQFGIPHEVLDAAQIEARFPQFGLKGDETGYYEPGAGLLYPERCIQVQLELAQRLGAGVHTGERVQRLIPQADGVQVETDKNRYTAAKAVVSAGAWAADLLGEPFKRVLRVYRQVLFWLEAQDPQAYAPGRFPIFIWMFGSGEGEHFYGFPQVVQGVKVATEQSRVSTHPDRVERAVLEAEVQAFLEGYVQGRLKGLGPACLKSATCLYTSTADGDFILDHHPDAERILVASPCSGHGFKHSAAVGEIMAELALEGQSALDIAPFRLGHRPPWAQA, from the coding sequence ATGAACAGCGCCGATGTGGTGGTGGTGGGCCTGGGTGCGATGGGCAGTGCTGCGCTGTACCAGCTTGCCCGGCGCGGGGCCCGGGTGATCGGCCTGGATCAGCACAGGCCCCCACATACCTACGGTTCCAGCCATGGCGAGACCCGCATCACCCGGCAGGCCATTGGGGAGGGGGCAGCGTACGTGCCGCTGGTGCTGCGCTCGCACCAGATCTGGCGGGAACTCGAGACCCAGAGCGGGGCCTCGCTTTTTCTGGCCTGCGGGGGCCTGATTCTAAGCAGCCCGGTGGGCGAGGCCCTGCACCACGGCAAGCCACAGTTTTTGCAGCGCACCATCCAGGCCGCCCGGCAGTTTGGGATTCCCCACGAGGTGCTGGACGCGGCCCAGATCGAGGCGCGCTTTCCCCAGTTTGGCCTGAAGGGCGACGAGACCGGCTACTACGAGCCGGGGGCCGGGCTGCTCTACCCCGAGCGCTGCATACAGGTTCAGCTCGAGCTGGCCCAGCGCCTGGGCGCCGGGGTGCACACGGGCGAAAGGGTGCAGCGGCTCATCCCCCAGGCCGATGGGGTACAGGTCGAGACCGATAAGAACCGCTACACCGCAGCCAAAGCAGTGGTAAGCGCAGGGGCCTGGGCAGCCGACCTGCTGGGCGAGCCCTTTAAGCGGGTGCTCCGGGTCTACCGGCAGGTGTTGTTCTGGCTCGAGGCCCAGGATCCCCAGGCCTACGCACCGGGGCGGTTTCCCATTTTCATCTGGATGTTTGGCAGCGGCGAGGGCGAGCACTTTTACGGCTTTCCCCAGGTTGTGCAAGGGGTGAAGGTGGCCACCGAGCAGTCGCGGGTATCCACCCACCCCGATCGGGTCGAGCGCGCGGTGCTCGAGGCCGAGGTGCAGGCTTTCCTCGAGGGCTACGTGCAGGGCCGGTTGAAAGGGCTGGGCCCCGCCTGCCTCAAAAGCGCCACCTGCTTGTATACCTCCACTGCCGATGGCGACTTCATCCTCGACCACCACCCCGACGCCGAGCGCATCCTGGTGGCCTCGCCCTGTTCGGGCCACGGTTTTAAGCATTCAGCAGCGGTGGGGGAGATCATGGCCGAACTGGCCCTGGAGGGGCAAAGCGCCCTGGACATAGCCCCCTTCCGCCTGGGCCACAGGCCGCCATGGGCTCAGGCTTAG
- a CDS encoding NADPH:quinone oxidoreductase family protein, with the protein MKAIQVQRAGGPEVLELTDLPKPSPGPGQVLIRVEAAGLNFADILYVAGEYLVRTRYPTVPGMEFAGVIEALGEGVEGLQPGVRVAALGGSGAFAEYAVVPVRSVLPLPPQMSAAEAAAFPVSYFTAYFALRTQARAQPGEWVLIQAAAGALGTASIQIAKQMGLRVIALASSEEKLALCRRLGADVTLLNTQDNLLEAVRNATEGKGVDILMEVVGGAGFAQSLKMLAYRGRLLVIGSASREMAQMHPVGLMKGNQSVIGVWLTPFLSDPAEMQAAVDFLMPLVASGQVRPVVGERFKLEEAAEAFRFVLSRKNTGKVILQP; encoded by the coding sequence ATGAAAGCCATTCAGGTGCAGCGCGCAGGCGGCCCCGAGGTTCTGGAACTTACCGACCTTCCCAAACCCAGCCCTGGCCCTGGGCAGGTGCTCATCCGGGTCGAGGCCGCGGGGCTCAACTTCGCCGATATCCTCTACGTGGCTGGTGAGTACCTGGTGCGCACCCGCTACCCCACGGTGCCGGGCATGGAGTTCGCAGGGGTTATCGAGGCCCTGGGCGAGGGGGTGGAGGGCTTACAGCCAGGGGTGCGGGTGGCGGCCCTGGGGGGCAGCGGCGCTTTTGCCGAGTATGCGGTGGTGCCAGTCCGTTCGGTGCTGCCGCTGCCGCCCCAGATGAGCGCAGCCGAGGCCGCGGCCTTTCCGGTCTCCTACTTCACCGCCTACTTTGCCCTGAGAACCCAGGCCCGGGCCCAGCCCGGCGAATGGGTGCTTATCCAGGCGGCCGCCGGTGCGCTGGGTACGGCCTCCATTCAGATTGCCAAGCAGATGGGCTTGCGGGTAATTGCCCTGGCTAGCAGCGAGGAAAAGCTGGCCCTGTGCCGCCGCCTGGGGGCCGATGTGACCCTGCTCAACACCCAGGACAACCTGCTCGAGGCTGTCAGGAACGCCACCGAGGGCAAAGGGGTGGACATCCTGATGGAGGTGGTGGGGGGCGCGGGCTTCGCCCAGAGCCTCAAGATGCTGGCCTACAGGGGCCGCTTGCTGGTAATCGGTTCGGCCTCGCGCGAGATGGCCCAGATGCACCCGGTGGGCCTGATGAAGGGCAACCAGAGCGTGATTGGGGTCTGGCTCACCCCGTTCCTGAGCGACCCCGCCGAGATGCAGGCCGCTGTGGATTTTCTGATGCCCCTGGTGGCCTCGGGCCAGGTTCGGCCGGTGGTGGGGGAGCGCTTTAAGCTGGAAGAGGCGGCCGAGGCCTTCCGGTTTGTGTTGAGCCGCAAGAACACCGGGAAGGTGATTCTGCAGCCATGA
- the crtI gene encoding phytoene desaturase family protein — MTRTAIVIGSGIGGLAMGLRLQSLGFDTTIVEKLDGPGGRAYVRQVDGFTFDMGPTVITVPHFIEELFSLERGKPHLHLPDFPPEVQGEDKRIKSGLSGGPNTSKYVQIVPILPFYRIYFDDGTFFDYDGDPENTRRQVRELGEPGDLEGYERFHADARAIFQRGFLELGYTHFGDLGTMLRVVPDLLRLDAVRTLFSFASKYFKSPKLRQVFSFETLLIGGNPLSVPAIYAMIHFVEKTWGIHFALGGTGALVRAFVQKFEELGGKMRYNAEVKKINVVREGRKKIAKGITLADGSVLHADIVVSNADYAHTYLKLIEPQYRFWNSDLIVKKRPQSMSLVVIYFGFKADGTEGQKLRHHNIILGPRYEELLRDIFGRKVLAKDFSQYLHIPTLTDPSLAPPGHHAAYTLIPVPHNGSGLDWDLLGEPFVNKVLRFLDERGYLPGLMERLVHKSFITPDYFEHTLNSYLGNAFGPEPILAQSAYFRPHNRSEDIANLYLVGAGVQPGAGTPSVMMSAKMTARLIAEDFGIANQPVENHLHGEPVSV; from the coding sequence ATGACGAGAACGGCCATTGTGATTGGATCGGGTATTGGGGGCCTGGCCATGGGCCTTCGCCTGCAAAGCCTGGGCTTCGATACCACCATTGTAGAAAAACTGGACGGCCCCGGCGGGCGGGCCTACGTGCGGCAGGTGGACGGCTTCACCTTCGACATGGGGCCCACCGTTATCACCGTGCCGCACTTCATCGAGGAGTTGTTTAGCCTCGAGCGCGGGAAACCCCACCTGCACCTGCCCGATTTTCCCCCCGAGGTGCAGGGCGAGGACAAGCGCATCAAGAGCGGCCTCTCGGGCGGGCCCAACACCAGCAAGTACGTGCAGATCGTCCCCATTCTGCCTTTTTATCGCATCTACTTCGACGACGGCACCTTCTTCGACTACGACGGCGACCCCGAGAACACCCGCCGCCAGGTCAGGGAGCTGGGCGAGCCGGGCGACCTCGAGGGCTACGAGCGCTTCCACGCCGATGCCAGGGCCATTTTTCAGCGGGGGTTCCTCGAGCTCGGCTACACCCACTTCGGCGACCTGGGCACCATGCTGCGGGTGGTGCCCGACCTGCTGCGGCTGGACGCGGTGCGCACCCTGTTCAGCTTCGCCAGCAAGTACTTCAAGTCGCCCAAGCTGCGCCAGGTCTTCAGCTTCGAGACCCTGCTGATCGGGGGCAACCCCCTCAGCGTGCCGGCCATCTACGCCATGATTCACTTCGTGGAGAAGACCTGGGGCATCCATTTCGCCCTGGGAGGTACCGGGGCTCTGGTGCGGGCTTTCGTGCAAAAGTTCGAGGAGCTGGGCGGCAAGATGCGCTACAACGCCGAGGTCAAGAAGATTAACGTGGTGCGGGAGGGCCGAAAGAAAATCGCCAAGGGCATCACCCTGGCCGACGGCAGCGTGCTGCACGCCGATATTGTGGTCTCCAACGCCGACTACGCCCACACCTACCTGAAGCTAATCGAGCCCCAGTACCGCTTCTGGAACTCCGACCTCATCGTGAAGAAACGGCCCCAGAGCATGTCGCTGGTGGTGATCTATTTTGGCTTCAAAGCCGACGGCACCGAAGGGCAGAAGCTGCGGCACCACAACATCATCCTGGGGCCGCGCTACGAGGAGTTGCTGCGCGACATCTTCGGGCGTAAGGTGCTGGCCAAGGACTTCAGCCAGTACCTGCACATCCCCACCCTCACCGACCCCAGCCTGGCCCCGCCCGGCCACCACGCCGCCTACACCCTGATTCCAGTGCCCCACAACGGTAGCGGACTGGACTGGGATCTGCTGGGCGAGCCCTTTGTGAACAAGGTGCTCCGCTTCCTGGACGAGCGCGGCTACTTGCCGGGCCTGATGGAGCGTCTGGTGCACAAGAGCTTTATCACCCCCGACTACTTCGAGCACACCCTGAACAGCTACCTGGGTAACGCCTTTGGGCCCGAGCCCATCCTGGCGCAGTCAGCCTACTTCCGGCCCCACAACCGCAGCGAGGACATCGCCAACCTCTACCTGGTGGGCGCGGGCGTGCAGCCAGGGGCTGGCACCCCCAGCGTGATGATGTCGGCCAAGATGACCGCCCGGCTGATTGCCGAGGACTTTGGAATTGCGAATCAACCTGTGGAAAACCATTTACACGGAGAGCCAGTGAGCGTTTAG
- a CDS encoding SinI family restriction endonuclease: MNFEGLLEAAHNVVRSLSRPWDDRLNVILRYCVDHGAFPKIGRLSPEGEDLPTYLKLYITRYYGAREQRLEFRAVGTTPDPAVDVILQAFIGLSDLSVVSEHHRQSMAAENLLGLLLERYIAEQLEPQGWVWCAGNTVRSVDFLSGDLSTALQVKNRDNSENSSSSAIRQGTSIKKWHRINSKTGKTNWPSFPVK, translated from the coding sequence ATGAATTTTGAAGGCTTGTTGGAGGCTGCTCACAACGTCGTCCGATCCCTTAGCAGGCCCTGGGATGACCGTCTCAATGTCATTCTGCGCTACTGCGTAGATCACGGGGCTTTCCCCAAGATCGGCAGGCTAAGCCCGGAAGGCGAGGATTTGCCCACTTATTTGAAGCTTTACATTACGCGCTATTATGGGGCTCGAGAGCAACGCCTGGAATTTCGCGCTGTTGGAACCACCCCTGATCCCGCTGTGGACGTGATTCTCCAGGCATTTATCGGTCTAAGCGATCTATCGGTTGTGTCAGAGCATCACCGCCAGTCGATGGCGGCGGAAAACCTGCTAGGCCTGCTGCTCGAACGCTACATCGCCGAGCAGCTTGAGCCGCAGGGCTGGGTATGGTGCGCTGGCAATACCGTGCGTTCGGTTGACTTCCTGTCTGGCGACCTCAGTACTGCGCTGCAGGTCAAGAATCGAGACAACAGCGAAAATAGCTCTTCTTCTGCTATCCGCCAGGGTACTTCCATCAAGAAGTGGCATCGCATCAATTCGAAAACGGGCAAAACCAATTGGCCCAGTTTCCCCGTTAAGTAA